From one Lycium ferocissimum isolate CSIRO_LF1 chromosome 5, AGI_CSIRO_Lferr_CH_V1, whole genome shotgun sequence genomic stretch:
- the LOC132058100 gene encoding protein NIM1-INTERACTING 2, producing the protein MDRQKKRKRTDNGNTNGGNRRETAVSPSPSPSEEEVDQFFAILRRMHVAIKYLQENTVDDVAGGQKRGVQRCDLDLNALPENGD; encoded by the coding sequence ATGGATCGgcagaagaagagaaagagaacaGATAACGGCAACACTAACGGCGGCAATCGAAGAGAAACTGCTGTGTCGCCATCGCCATCGCCGTCGGAGGAGGAGGTTGATCAGTTCTTCGCGATCTTGCGGAGGATGCACGTGGCAATAAAATATCTCCAGGAAAATACTGTCGATGACGTGGCAGGCGGCCAGAAGAGAGGCGTGCAAAGATGTGATTTGGATCTCAACGCTCTGCCAGAAAACGGAGATTAA
- the LOC132058101 gene encoding uncharacterized protein LOC132058101 produces MLHMEGEKKRKRTEKDDVTKHEVDIAVKEEEEETVVLPSPSEAEVDEFFAILRRMHVAVKYLQRSAQILPANVNAHGSTLTASPAGVAAVVRKRGLDLNTLPDGGD; encoded by the coding sequence ATGCTACATATGGAGGgtgagaagaagaggaagagaacTGAAAAGGATGACGTTACCAAGCATGAGGTAGATATTGCTGTGaaggaagaggaggaggagacAGTGGTGTTGCCGTCACCTTCAGAAGCTGAAGTTGACGAGTTCTTCGCGATATTGAGGAGGATGCACGTAGCGGTGAAATATCTACAGAGAAGTGCTCAAATTCTACCAGCTAACGTTAACGCTCACGGCAGCACGCTAACCGCATCGCCTGCCGGTGTTGCTGCTGTCGTGCGAAAACGTGGTTTGGACCTCAACACTCTGCCAGACGGCGGAGACTAA